DNA from Desulfitibacter sp. BRH_c19:
ACCCTCGAAGGAGTGATTCTCTTAAATATAGAAATTAGCCTATTTTTTAATTATTGGCACCTGCAACTCTGTGAGCCAATCGTTCTCATTTTCCTTATTCCAGATTCCGTCAATATATGATTCTCTAGGGTTTTCACAAGGTGTATAATTGTTATCAGCTATCCACATAAACAAATGGGCATAAGCATTACCAATTGTTCTATATGGTCCTTTATGTAATACACAAGCTGCAGTTGGAACTCTATCTATCTTTTTGAATTTGATGGTGCCTGTGTCAGTTCCCATAGATGTAACTGCTTCACAATACTCCACATCAATATCCTTTTCCTTATATTCACCATCATGATAAATAATAAAGCAATATTCTGGTACAGCACATTTCAGATCAGGGTTAGCCTTGCTTACTTCCTCCCCTATCTTTGGAATAATATCAAAGTAATAATCATAATTTGGGATAACCATCCGTTTAGAATAGACGAGAACCTCCGGAAGCTCTTTTAATACAACTTCATAACTCATATTGAAATCCTCCTTCATTTTTTCAAGATAATGCGTAATTTGTGAGAGCTGTTGTTGGTTGTCTTCAATTAATTCTTCAAGCTCCAGTTTTCGTTCCATAAAAACTCCGGCAATATTTCGGCCGTTTAATATTGCTAGAATTTCATCGATTGAAAACCCGATTTGACGAAGAGCTATAATCTTGTGGAGCTTTGGCAGTTGCTCAGAAGTATAGTACCGATAACCATTTTCTCTATCTACAAAAGCAGGTTTTAGTAACCCCATTTCATCATAATATCTTAGAGTTTTGACAGTTACTTTGTTGATTTTTGAGAATAGTCCTATTCGATACACAATTTCTCACTCCATACACATTATTTGTTTATGGTTTCAATATAAATGCTCCCCTAACGGGAGAGTCAAGGGTGATTTGGTGAATTCTCCATAGGTATTCTTAATGAAAGGCATGTAAGTCCTCCATCCATTTTTTCAAACTCTGACATATCAACTTCAATAATTTCAAAGCCTGCACCTAA
Protein-coding regions in this window:
- a CDS encoding MerR family transcriptional regulator → MYRIGLFSKINKVTVKTLRYYDEMGLLKPAFVDRENGYRYYTSEQLPKLHKIIALRQIGFSIDEILAILNGRNIAGVFMERKLELEELIEDNQQQLSQITHYLEKMKEDFNMSYEVVLKELPEVLVYSKRMVIPNYDYYFDIIPKIGEEVSKANPDLKCAVPEYCFIIYHDGEYKEKDIDVEYCEAVTSMGTDTGTIKFKKIDRVPTAACVLHKGPYRTIGNAYAHLFMWIADNNYTPCENPRESYIDGIWNKENENDWLTELQVPIIKK